A single window of Drosophila suzukii chromosome 3, CBGP_Dsuzu_IsoJpt1.0, whole genome shotgun sequence DNA harbors:
- the LOC108013395 gene encoding probable serine hydrolase: MKVSRSLRLLKLLPNVRNASSGPTRPLKIVTKHFDEISIPVPWGHLAGKWYGPKHVRPIVGMHGWQDNAGTFDTLAPLLPSHLSFLSIDAPGHGLSSWLPAGSSYHSIDLVLITRRLMDEYNWDKISILAHSMSSINGFVFSALFPDKVDLFVGLDVLKPPVRSSRSIVDALAERIESTLKLERRLKSGSEPPSYEWDQLVTRLHEGSNKSVSLDACKYLLQRNCRPSTHEPHKYYFSRDNRLKSSLFYTLHQEVPMEMARRIKCPHLFIKALQAPYYERKEYFDEVLAELQKNPLFEFHEVEGTHHVHLNEPEKVAPIINSFINKYRPL; encoded by the exons ATGAAGGTGTCAAGGAGTCTACGTCTGCTGAAGCTGCTACCGAATGTCCGGAACGCCAGCAGTGGACCCACCAGACCCCTGAAGATTGTCACCAAGCAT TTCGACGAAATCAGCATACCCGTTCCATGGGGACACTTAGCGGGAAAATGGTATGGACCCAAGCACGTGCGGCCCATTGTGGGCATGCACGGCTGGCAGGACAATGCCGGGACCTTCGATACTTTGGCTCCGCTCCTGCCATCGCATCTCTCCTTCCTTTCAATCGATGCCCCGGGACATGGACTCTCCTCGTGGCTGCCAGCTGGCTCTTCCTACCACTCCATCGACCTTGTGCTGATCACTCGACGCCTTATGGACGAGTACAACTGGGACAAGATCTCCATACTGGCCCACTCGATGAGCTCCATCAATGGCTTTGTGTTCAGTGCTCTGTTCCCCGATAAAGTGGATCTGTTTGTGGGCCTGGATGTACTTAAACCGCCCGTTCGGAGTTCCCGCAGTATTGTGGATGCGCTGGCCGAACGAATTGAGTCCACCTTGAAGCTGGAACGCCGCCTTAAGAGTGGCTCAGAGCCACCCTCCTACGAATGGGATCAGTTGGTGACTCGGCTGCACGAGGGCTCAAACAAATCCGTATCTCTGGATGCCTGCAAGTATCTACTGCAACGGAACTGCAGACCCTCGACGCACGAGCCGCACAAGTATTACTTCTCACGCGACAACCGACTTAAGTCTTCGCTATTCTACACGCTGCACCAGGAGGTTCCCATGGAGATGGCGCGCAGGATCAAGTGCCCGCATCTGTTTATCAAGGCCCTGCAGGCTCCTTACTACGAGCGCAAGGAGTACTTTGACGAAGTATTGGCGGAGCTGCAAAAGAATCCCCTGTTCGAGTTCCACGAGGTTGAAGGAACCCACCATGTGCACCTTAATGAGCCGGAAAAGGTGGCGCCCATCATTAACTCATTTATCAACAAGTATCGGCCCTTATGA